The following proteins come from a genomic window of Corynebacterium crudilactis:
- a CDS encoding trimeric intracellular cation channel family protein, translating into MDLALAQVDSTISGLYDSLDLIGVLLNGIIGGTIARQRGYDIIGFLFLALFSALGGGMIRDMLIQQGTVAAIDNQIYLALAFMGALIAMAVNFKGKVWELFKVHGDAIVLGVWAVTGATKAMNAGVAPLPSVFMGVLTAVGGGLVRDVVTGQTPSIFGGGTLYAIPATLSATSMVIFHGLDHVVLGMIVSPLLGISLAVLAYWCGWIIPVNTDFAPVNLTVSQLRTLLSKAERKGQKEREKKDPT; encoded by the coding sequence ATGGATCTTGCACTGGCTCAAGTCGATTCCACCATCTCGGGGCTCTATGACTCCTTGGATCTCATTGGAGTACTGCTCAATGGAATAATCGGCGGAACGATTGCCAGGCAGCGGGGCTATGACATCATTGGGTTTTTATTTTTAGCCCTGTTTTCTGCGCTCGGTGGGGGAATGATCCGAGACATGTTGATTCAGCAAGGAACGGTTGCTGCGATTGATAATCAGATTTACCTGGCGCTCGCATTCATGGGGGCTTTAATTGCCATGGCGGTGAATTTTAAAGGCAAGGTGTGGGAGCTGTTTAAAGTTCATGGGGATGCCATTGTATTGGGCGTGTGGGCTGTAACAGGCGCTACGAAGGCGATGAATGCTGGTGTGGCACCGCTGCCGAGTGTGTTCATGGGGGTGTTGACTGCGGTCGGCGGTGGCTTGGTGCGTGATGTGGTGACGGGTCAAACACCGTCAATTTTTGGTGGGGGCACACTTTATGCGATTCCGGCGACGCTTTCTGCCACGTCGATGGTCATTTTTCATGGGTTGGATCATGTGGTGTTGGGTATGATTGTGTCACCGCTGTTGGGTATCTCTTTGGCTGTTCTTGCGTATTGGTGCGGTTGGATCATTCCAGTGAATACTGATTTTGCGCCGGTTAATCTTACGGTTAGTCAGCTGCGGACGCTGCTTTCTAAAGCGGAAAGAAAAGGTCAAAAAGAACGCGAGAAGAAGGATCCCACATGA
- a CDS encoding META domain-containing protein, giving the protein MKKFAIVVVAASAVLAGCSQSAAASATGMWSTAAPSGAYIELMEDGSLAGSDGCNRLMGSWEKDGADITFGTVGMTQMFCEGVDDWLSQMNTANLADDFTMTIFNEAGDNIGELKR; this is encoded by the coding sequence ATGAAAAAGTTTGCAATTGTAGTCGTGGCAGCCAGCGCAGTGTTGGCAGGTTGTAGTCAGTCGGCGGCAGCGTCTGCTACCGGAATGTGGAGTACAGCTGCGCCTTCAGGTGCATATATTGAGCTGATGGAAGATGGCTCACTTGCTGGTTCTGATGGCTGCAACCGGTTGATGGGCAGCTGGGAGAAAGACGGCGCTGACATTACTTTTGGCACCGTCGGCATGACGCAAATGTTTTGCGAAGGTGTAGATGACTGGCTGTCTCAGATGAATACCGCCAACTTGGCCGATGATTTCACCATGACAATTTTCAATGAGGCTGGTGACAACATCGGCGAGCTAAAGCGCTAG
- the panD gene encoding aspartate 1-decarboxylase: MLRTILGSKIHRATVTQADLDYVGSVTIDADLVHAAGLIEGEKVAIVDITNGTRLETYVIVGDAGTGNICINGAAAHLINPGDLVIIMSYLQATDAEARAYEPKIVHVDADNRIVALGNDLAEAIPGSGLLTSRSI; encoded by the coding sequence ATGCTGCGCACCATCCTCGGAAGCAAGATTCATCGAGCCACTGTTACTCAAGCCGACCTCGACTATGTCGGTTCTGTAACCATTGATGCAGACTTGGTTCATGCCGCTGGACTCATCGAAGGCGAAAAAGTTGCCATCGTAGACATCACCAACGGCACTCGCCTGGAAACCTACGTCATTGTTGGTGATGCTGGAACAGGCAATATCTGCATCAATGGTGCAGCCGCACACCTCATTAATCCTGGCGATCTGGTGATCATTATGAGTTACCTCCAAGCCACCGATGCGGAGGCTCGAGCCTATGAGCCGAAGATCGTGCACGTTGATGCTGATAATCGCATCGTGGCGCTCGGCAACGATCTTGCGGAGGCAATACCTGGATCCGGGCTGTTGACGTCGAGAAGCATCTAG
- a CDS encoding DUF885 domain-containing protein encodes MTLQSSDKRSPSLLDASSEVFVHDLAALSPTDATAWGISGFEGELQDFSPDYWNAIAERNRDMVADVDAFDDGTDDNDDEEDFDDVDRVTADVLRDRVCLDLALHHQGETLSKLNNIDSPVQTIRDTFLIMPRETADDVDNLRERLSRVPDALHGYCESLAEAASQGHVAAIRQVEEVVSQCEDLADEDSILQHLGLDEHDPVVTEAQEAFARVAGWLAEQLAPHAPHEDAVGRDRYETFSHLHVGEFVDLDEAYQWSLEQLREIDSQQLQVAEKLYGAGTTVREAMKKLNTDERYLIRGTDVLQEWMQKTADQTITDLNGSYFKIPEPAQEIGCLIDPAGTGGIFYTPPSDDFSRPGRMWWSVPKSQEVFHTWQELTTVFHEGVPGHHLQISQTLVEDDLNLWRRVACWNSGHGEGWALYAESLMKELGYHEDPGNLMGYLDAQRLRAARVAIDIGIHLNKKNPECTGLWDVSYARSFLRENTSMTEATLAFELNRYLGWPGQAASYAIGQRLWLNLRDEAIAEGQTLAEFHSKALSYGSIPMGILRDQVLN; translated from the coding sequence ATGACTCTTCAGAGTTCTGATAAACGTTCTCCTTCACTATTAGACGCCTCCTCCGAGGTCTTTGTCCATGATTTGGCAGCTTTGTCGCCAACAGATGCCACCGCTTGGGGCATCTCTGGCTTCGAAGGTGAGCTGCAGGATTTCTCTCCTGACTATTGGAATGCCATCGCCGAACGCAACCGAGATATGGTTGCAGACGTTGACGCTTTTGACGACGGTACTGATGACAACGATGACGAGGAAGACTTCGATGATGTCGACCGCGTCACCGCAGATGTGCTCCGTGATCGGGTGTGCCTAGACCTGGCTCTCCACCACCAAGGTGAGACGCTGTCTAAGCTGAATAATATTGATTCCCCGGTACAAACCATCCGCGATACTTTCCTCATCATGCCCCGAGAGACCGCAGATGATGTGGATAATCTCCGCGAGCGGCTTTCGAGAGTGCCGGATGCTCTTCACGGCTACTGTGAATCACTTGCAGAAGCCGCTAGCCAAGGCCACGTTGCGGCGATCCGCCAGGTGGAAGAGGTAGTTTCGCAATGTGAGGATCTCGCCGATGAGGATTCCATTTTGCAGCACCTCGGCTTGGATGAACATGACCCAGTAGTTACAGAAGCTCAAGAAGCTTTTGCCCGCGTGGCAGGGTGGCTTGCGGAACAATTGGCACCGCATGCACCACACGAGGATGCCGTCGGACGCGATCGCTATGAAACATTCTCCCACTTGCATGTAGGTGAATTTGTCGATCTCGATGAGGCCTACCAATGGTCACTTGAGCAGCTCCGTGAGATTGATTCCCAGCAGCTGCAGGTGGCGGAAAAGCTCTATGGCGCTGGCACCACCGTCCGCGAAGCGATGAAGAAGCTCAATACCGATGAGCGCTATCTCATTCGAGGCACTGACGTTTTGCAGGAGTGGATGCAAAAGACCGCTGATCAGACCATTACTGATCTCAACGGCAGCTACTTTAAGATCCCAGAGCCAGCTCAAGAAATTGGTTGCCTCATTGATCCCGCTGGCACCGGTGGCATTTTCTACACCCCACCGAGCGATGATTTTTCCCGCCCTGGCCGCATGTGGTGGTCCGTGCCTAAAAGCCAGGAAGTTTTCCACACCTGGCAAGAGCTCACCACAGTTTTCCACGAAGGCGTACCGGGCCATCACCTGCAGATCTCCCAAACACTTGTGGAAGATGATCTCAACCTGTGGCGCCGTGTTGCGTGCTGGAACTCCGGCCACGGTGAAGGCTGGGCGCTGTATGCAGAATCCTTGATGAAGGAGCTCGGCTACCACGAAGATCCAGGCAACCTCATGGGATATTTGGATGCACAGCGACTCCGCGCCGCTCGAGTAGCCATTGATATTGGAATCCACCTGAACAAGAAGAACCCAGAGTGCACTGGCCTGTGGGATGTGTCCTATGCCAGGAGCTTCCTGCGGGAAAACACTTCCATGACAGAAGCGACGCTGGCCTTTGAGCTCAACCGCTACCTTGGTTGGCCAGGACAAGCAGCGTCCTATGCCATTGGACAGCGCCTCTGGCTAAATCTGCGTGATGAAGCAATCGCTGAAGGTCAAACCCTAGCTGAATTCCACAGCAAGGCGCTGTCTTATGGCAGCATCCCAATGGGCATTTTGC